One stretch of Schizosaccharomyces pombe strain 972h- genome assembly, chromosome: III DNA includes these proteins:
- a CDS encoding dehydrogenase, whose product MATTNKVYFIAGGNRGIGLSLVKELSSREGTTVFASARKPEAATELQEWSKSHPNVKTVELDVTSQQSANEAAQSVAKAVDGIDVLWLNSGICQSYYTVMEAPEEVWNAHYQTNVLGPIHVFKAFYPLLTKKKTRQVIFTSSECGSMGDFRATGFSAYGQSKAAINFTMKELSVELADEHFTFISIHPGVVKTDMNADAIKKFTETSPEMLTYLKKVTIIPEESVSSMLKVVDNLKPENNGSFYRYDGTIIPF is encoded by the coding sequence ATGGCTACTACCAACAAAGTTTACTTTATTGCAGGAGGAAATCGTGGTATTGGACTCTCTCTTGTCAAAGAGTTAAGCAGTAGAGAAGGAACGACTGTGTTTGCGAGTGCTCGCAAACCCGAAGCTGCTACTGAATTACAAGAATGGAGCAAATCTCATCCTAATGTTAAAACTGTTGAATTAGATGTCACATCTCAGCAGAGTGCCAATGAAGCTGCTCAAAGCGTTGCGAAGGCGGTCGATGGAATTGATGTTCTTTGGTTGAACTCTGGTATTTGTCAATCTTACTATACAGTTATGGAAGCACCTGAAGAAGTTTGGAATGCTCATTATCAAACCAATGTTTTAGGACCTATCCATGTGttcaaagctttttatcCGTTGTtgacaaagaaaaaaaccaGACAGGTTATCTTTACTTCCAGTGAATGCGGCTCAATGGGCGACTTTCGTGCTACTGGATTCTCTGCCTACGGTCAGTCCAAGGCAGCAATCAATTTCACTATGAAGGAACTTAGTGTCGAACTAGCTGATGAACACTTCACATTCATTTCCATTCATCCTGGAGTAGTAAAGACTGATATGAATGCTGATgctatcaaaaaatttactgaAACATCTCCCGAGATGCTGActtacttaaaaaaggttACTATCATACCCGAAGAAAGCGTTTCATCCATGCTTAAGGTGGTTGACAATTTGAAACCCGAAAACAACGGGTCTTTTTATAGATATGACGGGACCATTATTCCCTTTTAG
- the trm44 gene encoding tRNA (uracil-O(2)-)-methyltransferase produces the protein MKVPAYWKPREPKNALTCDPPVPYDLQSSYQWQSILEHDTCYAAEVFDKMMIELVYHPERTSSVIMRTDIILDSQEDDSILNKQKSVFENLDERYQISRWIDRRIIPRNTNLDATMDQTVVVLHEKLENDRILMYLPHLDKSLEQPYNHLPYYHPAVAGIAFHYKGSSVEVLYLVEKDFQRELSSRLLRTAHMLLLVLHKHCKGAVEGYQKRMLHDTVVERNKFQDTYVILKDKYAKQLVDNWVEKTDPGKHVFEDLAIAAFLIELWKQTYSSNKEFSFVDVGCGNGLLVYLLLMEGYNGYGFDARKRKSWETYPLWVQVKLYEKVLVPYFLHDFETKIPFPQLPAGFTMSAANIHDGRFSENSFLIGNHADELTPYLPILARLNQKCYFMSIPCCVHDLTGAKISWALPKPRNPKHGGRYAMYIEWLMQLSEEVGWNIEVEPLRIPSTRNYALIGRKLLSNDLLHSSLSTDALYDIVEKNHGSQGFFVHAMQVAAANSRSH, from the coding sequence ATGAAGGTTCCTGCGTATTGGAAGCCGCGAGaaccaaaaaatgctttgaCATGTGATCCACCTGTTCCTTATGACTTGCAGTCATCTTACCAATGGCAATCCATTTTGGAGCACGATACCTGCTATGCAGCTGAGGTATTTGACAAAATGATGATAGAATTAGTCTATCATCCAGAGCGGACAAGCAGTGTTATCATGCGAACAGACATAATTCTTGATTCTCAAGAGGATGATTCAATTCTAAACAAGCAGAAATCAGTTTTCGAAAATCTTGACGAAAGGTACCAAATTTCAAGGTGGATCGATCGTCGAATTATTCCTCGTAATACTAATTTGGATGCGACAATGGACCAAACGGTTGTTGTGCTACATGAGAAGCTTGAAAATGATCGTATATTAATGTACTTACCTCACCTGGACAAAAGTTTGGAACAGCCCTATAATCATCTTCCATACTATCATCCCGCAGTAGCTGGAATTGCTTTTCATTACAAAGGATCAAGTGTTGAGGTTTTATATTTAGTAGAAAAGGATTTTCAAAGGGAATTGTCTTCCCGTTTATTGCGAACAGCTCATATGCTTTTACTTGTTTTACACAAGCATTGCAAGGGGGCAGTGGAAGGGTACCAAAAACGCATGCTTCACGACACTGTTGTGGAAAGAAACAAGTTTCAAGATACCTATGTTATTCTGAAAGATAAATACGCCAAGCAACTTGTTGACAATTGGGTAGAAAAAACGGATCCTGGTAAACACGTTTTCGAAGATTTGGCTATTGCAGCATTTCTTATAGAATTGTGGAAACAAACTTATTCATcaaacaaagaatttaGTTTTGTTGATGTTGGTTGCGGAAATGGTTTACTTGTTTATCTGTTGTTAATGGAGGGCTATAATGGATATGGCTTCGACgctagaaaaagaaaatcatgGGAGACATATCCCCTTTGGGTTCAAGTAAAGTTATACGAAAAAGTTCTTGTACCCTATTTTCTGCatgattttgaaacaaaGATTCCATTTCCTCAGCTGCCTGCCGGTTTCACTATGTCCGCTGCAAACATTCATGACGGTCGATTTTCTGAAAACTCATTCCTTATCGGAAACCATGCGGATGAATTGACTCCTTATCTTCCCATTTTAGCAAGATTAAATCAGAAATGCTATTTCATGTCGATTCCTTGTTGCGTTCATGATCTGACAGGTGCTAAAATTTCCTGGGCATTACCGAAACCTCGAAATCCCAAACATGGAGGAAGATACGCCATGTACATTGAATGGCTCATGCAGCTGTCAGAGGAGGTAGGTTGGAATATCGAGGTTGAACCACTACGCATTCCTAGCACCAGAAATTACGCTCTTATAGGTAGAAAATTACTATCGAATGATCTGCTGCACTCCAGTTTAAGCACCGATGCTTTGTACGACATcgtagaaaaaaatcatggCTCACAAGGGTTTTTTGTCCATGCTATGCAAGTTGCAGCGGCTAATTCTCGGTCTCATtag
- the saf1 gene encoding splicing-associated factor Saf1, with protein MLSKRGLNPVQAESRKKKKREQIKVREERAKRHEERLSHRNMSQMERQLSELTQLESSQALNAHDKQLLQNLQRDMAIMKKKNIHGHRVGRVESDKTKEAERQHKPRKPFIPKNPKRSIYYDPIFNPYGVPPPGMPYREKEELSSETDESVIDIPLPSEEYPFEDPKPREKKNKSFKPKHHKKQDINASSAQPKSTTTTEAAANTKDIEEETMIEYSAQPVVRDLRQEAAQFLPAAFQRQKLAKGQKIGQPDRDVSSQVQEDKDEEIDNFYKEIGGYL; from the coding sequence ATGCTGTCAAAACGGGGATTAAATCCCGTTCAAGCGGAGAgcagaaagaagaaaaaaagagaacaAATTAAAGTGCGAGAAGAAAGAGCAAAACGCCATGAAGAACGACTGTCGCATAGGAATATGAGCCAAATGGAACGCCAATTATCAGAGCTGACACAATTAGAATCTTCGCAAGCTTTAAATGCACATGACAAGCAattattacaaaatttGCAAAGAGATATGGCAattatgaagaagaaaaacattCATGGACATAGAGTTGGGCGTGTTGAGTCAGACAAGACTAAGGAGGCAGAACGTCAACATAAACCTAGAAAGCCTTTTATCCCTAAAAACCCAAAACGAAGTATATATTATGATCCAATATTTAATCCTTACGGAGTTCCGCCGCCAGGAATGCCTTATCGTGAGAAGGAAGAACTAAGTTCAGAAACAGATGAATCCGTTATTGATATACCTTTACCTTCTGAAGAATATCCTTTTGAGGATCCAAAGCCAagggaaaagaaaaataagagCTTTAAGCCAAAGCACCACAAAAAGCAAGACATAAATGCAAGTTCAGCACAACCAAAATCCACTACTACGACAGAAGCTGCTGCAAATACGAAGGACATTGAAGAGGAAACTATGATTGAGTACTCAGCTCAGCCGGTAGTCAGAGATTTACGACAAGAAGCTGCTCAATTTTTACCTGCTGCGTTTCAACGACAAAAACTAGCCAAGGGGCAGAAAATTGGACAGCCAGACAGGGATGTATCGAGCCAAGTTCAGGAAGACAAGGATGAAGAAATAGATAATTTCTACAAAGAAATTGGCGGATATCTATAA